The window TGGGTTTCATATTATTGAAACATCAAGGTATTCGAAGTCGAAAAGTTCCACTCGCTAAACACCCTAACTACTCGTACGCACCCCCACTGCACCTTACTAATGAGTCCGCGTTTCTTCCGCCGCATgcgcacgcgccgccgccgccgccgctaaCCTTACGCGCCCGGCAGCAGGGCGAGACCTCCGGAGACTACAAGCGAGCCCTCGTCGCGCTGCTCGGCCCCGCGTGAACTGCGAAGCCCTAACCAGCCCCAGAAGACCTCTAAGAGagctacataattataaatgttgtatttaatttcatattgatttttgtaagtttttaaaTCATCACATTTGATAGTGTGATATTAGAATTCTCGAATCATTTTAATTGTGAATCGCGATTTATGTGTTAGTTCGTTTAACGAATTTGTACGATGCAGTGCCTtggaattgttattttttactcaGATTACATAtagtattaatatttatattgatgTTAAGATTGCAACTATAGAGATGGTGAAATTGTTTGATATTGCATTCCATCCTTGTTTCTAGATTAGATCTGTCGTGCTACCTTTAATCGGTGTATACTTTACcttaattacaatttaaatgaaTACATATGTTGTTTTATTAGCTGAATCAATAGATTTAGGTTTTAGTAAGTACAGTACCAGTACGTATAGTAATgctatatgtactctgtggtaaTGCTATATCTGTTAGATATATAGATAAACGAGGCAATTTCCATACTCTACAACGGAAGGAATTAGGCCCATTTTTCTCTAACACACGCTAACAGCTATATAATGTTTTGGTCCCGTCTCTTCTTCTATTAGCACGAGTATatctctataaataaaaatgaaagcaacacattttaaactcgggaacggctagaccgatttcgctaattctttttttgttgtgttcgttgtcaggaggtttttatggaaggaaatatagaaaaaatcaacgggggcgaagccacgggcaacagctagtggtaaataaatattatagcgTGCTATAGCTATCGCACTTTGCGGCATAGTTTGCCTCATCAGAGGCACCTACATTTTTTGACAGTTTTATGAGTAGAAAGGGAGCTATATTCTACAAAATAAAGGCCCTTTCGTcgtaaaacttatttacttgcaATTTCGACGTACAACAGCCATTCACGGTCAACTAACAAGTCCCATACACGATCAAGCTGAGAAtgtatgaaaataaatcctTAACTTACTGCGATCTTTTATATACAGTTATATTATCTCATTAACGTGCTAAGCTAAGTACTAGTGTCTGTCAATGCTCTTAGATATGTTCGTTATATAAGTATTTCCTGTCTATACATCACAATAATCTACAAAACATTACGTAACAGCATTCCAAAATACTTTTTTTCTACAACATAAGACGATTACTAAAGGccaatatctttaaaaaaaatcagataaagttataaattcTTTACTAACCTCTCAAgtgtaaatagtaggtataagaCTACTAAACTTTAACACGAAAATACATCGGTTATTGgcaagaaataaaaacaaacttaaattattgtttatacAGTTTTCAATGTTTCACATCGTACAATAAATTGGCTATTACTAAAAATAAGCTATAAAACAACGAAAAAACTATATCTACATTTTATATAGAGTATACATTTTGATATACAAATGAAATCACTTAGAATGAGGAAGCTAACGCTCTACAGCTGCTGGTATTCTACTTCCTTGACAATCTGAGTCGCTCGTCTCTATGCTCCTACGAACCACTCCCAAACCATCACAGGCAGAATAACGTAGGGTGCGACTGACTGTAGGGCGACAACTCGAGATGCTCACATACAAAGGTTTAGCCTCAATGTGCCAATGATAGTTATaacaagaaaaatatataatttttggtcataataaaaaaaagtaatctaATTTTGTTGAAACTCGCTCGCATTGCTACCGCCGTCATATACAGTTTGACAGGTAGAAATGGTAATTGCGATTGTACAGTCAGACAATGAGACTCTAGGATCCGCATTTTAGTCCACTTTTAACCTTTTTGACGCCTATTAGtagaattgttttttaattgattgCGTAAAAGTTACTTTCACACTAATCAGAGGGATATAGATTACTTAAGAAAACCTCTTATccaaaattgataatttttcaGTGAACTTTACAAGATTCAAGCAAGAATATATATATGCGttaccattttaaaaatatctcgtatctcaaatcaatatttGGGATAcgagatatttttaaaatggtaaCGATATACGTAGTTGACGTTAAAAAGGTTAAAATGAACGTAGAAACAAGTTTTTTTGAGTACACCCTGCTCTCGAACCCTCGCCATGTATAAGTATTTGAAAATGGTTCGTACGTACACTTCTAATCATTTAAGTTTACAGTTTAACTGAAACAGTCCCTACTCCAAAACCGAAAATCATCCGAGTCCAGTCGAGCTGCCGTCCGCGGTCCCAATTTGTGCTTTATCTTAAAAATACTGGACATTGTGCATGTTTTAAAAAGGCTGACTCAGTATACTCTACGAGATAAACTACGGCTGTCGCGAATTAGTCTTCTTAAAGCATTCACAGTTTGGCAGTGAATTTGACGCGACATCGGGCTTCGGCATACTTTACACACAACATAGACTGGGCTGCCAGCCTGGGTTATACAATTTGACTAATGACTTGGCGCTCAGTCGTTGGGCGCGAACAACTTGGCTTGCAGCTCCTGGAGGGGCAGAACTTCCTCCGCGCCCAAGTCTGGCTGCTGCTCGGTCTTAGATTGCTCCCGTAATTCTGGAAGgcaataataacaatagaaataaaaaaagtaaagactACTAGCTTTAAGTTTCTTACATGCAACTTTTGcagcaaaataaatgaataactaTGTTGTTCTGACATATTTTGAAGCGCACATACTATCAACCTGATAGTTTTTAACAGTTCagtttatgcaaaatagttTAGTCAAAAAGGAACAataggtacagaagtcaatcacatgtatgtacttcacttttcatacctacgctcggcggtcgctttAGGGTtctcaactatggcttatgcataaaaaaaactatcgtggtagtgggactagtatctagttgtttgatatATTGTTGAGAATAAAACGGGAAGAATGCAAATataaattagtaataaaaaatgcctcctcatttctgattcgatccttTAGAGAAATCCTGAGCATAGCCCTTCATAGCTCGCTCAGCAACTgagcctatagtgaagcaccacgtctcggatccatatcaTCACCAGATTTTCGTCCTTACCACGTAAGGCCCACGTCAAATATTgatcattagaatttgaaacttaacttTAGGACGTAGGGCCTGACGAGGTTAAGGCACTGACGAATGTTGGACGAAAAGTCAGTGTTTAATTACCGTGCCAGTGCTGCAGCAGCGCGGAATAGTGTTCGGCGCGGTCGTGCCGTTTGAGCTGCGTGAACACGTGCACCAGCCCGCGGTAGTCGTACTCCAGCCCCGAGTAGCGCGACCCGAACAGCTTCAGACCTAACGTAACATACAacacggtttactaatgtttcgccgaataacgtttggcaacctgtttcatttcccaactgtttaatatttctgaaactgtaaatatttcaggatttttataaaactaacctaaccctaCTTGCTctgttgccatccagtcgaataaaaaaaaaaacctaacctaaagagttctacacgatggccctgaaataactcctgaaatatttacagttttagagtttgcgaaatgaaacaggttgccaaacgttacgttgcgaaaaggcagtactcgcatACAACACTTCTATTAATTATAGGGGACTTAGCTAAGtattacaatgagggctatcgcgtatgaattcgccactagaggcgctagtgtagcgtgaggtctctgaaatgtcaaatctcatagtttttgggtgagctacgcgggtttatttataattagaataattttgtgaatattttgcaatatctgaaattaattatggcaaatatgcgttccggggcaatggatgtctgtgttttgagacagttttgtctttcggaaacctttgtcctcccttttttccgaacaaaacggggactatgcaacactgtggcatgctcgatatttttatggtacggttttaaggtgtattaaatatgattttaatctaaactttgttttcacgcccgtaataacagactttgaaagccattcttaaaaacctcacgcaacagtgcgccatctagtgagacaaaaaacgatagccctcattcatgcGGTACACGAGGGTTCCCTGGTCAAATCCGGTAAGTCGAAATAATAGGGATGCTGAAAAAGAAAACTATATTATGTAGAAGTTTAAATTAGAATTTATCGAGTTATTAGGTTTGACCAGGGAACCCTCGACTGATGTACCATGTTTGCGAAAAAAATTGCagacgtggcgtggcgtcgcgttttaaTAGTATGTTTCCAGTGTTAGGGCGCGTACTCACTGATAGCGATGGAGCGTAGATAGAGCGTCTCGGCGGCGTTGTGTTGCTGCATGTGATAATTGTAGAGCGAGGCGAGGTGGCCGATACTGAGCCCCACTTCGTAGTCTTCGGCGCCCAGCAGCTCCTCCTTTATGGCGATCGCCTTCAGGTGCATCGTCTCTGCATCCTGAAATAAACAATACTAGATTGTACAACAacagcataaaacgagccattttacatagacacatcgaggggaaaatggatttaatgctcgagttctacactctgcttttcacttcgagtGCATTGTTCGCTTGCTAGGTACcattttatcatcatcccagcctatatttattataagttttttttttatttatttattaataagaaacaaacagtcttataCAGAATTATGAACAGACTTAAATTAACACAATCtagacctatagtttccttaAAGGTTTGTTCGCAGACAGCTATTACAAAGAAAGAAATGATAATAATAGATTTTTGATAGGtaatatatataacaaatataaaaaaaaagcaaacttGTGCAAATCCACCACTTGTTAATGTATTCACTTCCTGACAAGTGAAACTTAGGATCTTAGGACAACGCTGCAAAAGCAGTTGTCTAGTACCATCAGGAGACAATCCAGTCGAATGAAATCCAGACTTGTTATGTATTCACTTCCCTGCAAATGAAACTAGATAGGACAGCTGAAAGCAAGTACACAATAGTCTGAAATatgaattaatattataactaaTCTAAAGCCTGGTTACTTGAAAGTTATACAACTATCAGtgccagttgcttcgattggaagcggtctgcatacattgtgaacccgcggctttaaacCAGGTCACCCGTCCATCTTGTGTCACATCCTACGCTGCTAGTTCGACTAAATTGCAAATTATTGTCTACTAGGTTTTGGCCGCGAATTCGCTTAGAattcgctattccgcgggaactatgcaattttccgggatagaaactatcctatgtccttccccgggactctaaATACCCCCCATACCGATATTTGTCTAACTTTCACATAAAGGTATAATATGAGCAGTATTTGAAATACCTGGAATTTGTGCATGCTCTGGTAGAGCCGTCCGAGGTTCCCGTAGTGCTTGGCCGTCTGTACGTTCTTTTCCCCGAACGCCATCATGGACAGCGCCAGCGCCGCCTTGTGCAGCGCCTCCGACTCGTCCAGCAGCAGCGACGGGCCTGCGGGCGACGAACTATCAAAATGGCGGTCGGCGGAACAAGCAGCGCCCCGcctctggggggctactacgaaatcgtACTCGTTggtatagtaccgtccctctcactctcatattaaatattagcgacagtcatcatcatcattccagcctatatacgtcccactgctgggcacaagtctcccctcaggatgagagggcttgggccgtagttcccacgcgggcccggtgcggattggtaacttcacacacaccattgaatcgcttcgcaggtttgtgcagggttcctcgcgatgttttccttcaccgtaaggctcgtggtaaattttaaatgcaattccgcacatgTGAGTGAgttttagataaaataatattcgataAAACTAGTTATAAAAATGATCATGTAGGAAAAATTTGACTTTAGTCAAACAATTCATTGTAGtaaaagttgttagacaaaCTGAAATTAGACAAACATTTTTTAGACGTCTAGGGGACGTACGTACGTACGGACCTATTGGAAATTTGATAGGTAGGCGATAAAGGAGTGAAATGAGAGATGAAGTGTCGTACCGAAAATCAAGTCCATTGAAGCTCAATATTTCGGCAAATGAATGTGATGTTAACATGACGTTTTTTCACCAGTTTCTTTAACTGTACCTATAAGCAGGGGACCATTTGGACTTATAAAGTAGCtggtaaaagctagtgtagtATATGCTAACGTAACGTACCGCGCATTTCTTGCGCCGCGGGCGTGTcgagagcgatctcttccagtaTGAGCGCTTTAACGCGTTTCGCAGACGCCAGCAGCAGGTGGTCGGGCGGAACCAGCGTCTGtaacacatacacacattaGTACAGTCGAGGTAACTGAAtcaccagggtggaactttttcattaatcaatttcactatgatttctttggcagatgtaccgggagggcgattattcgagcgaatcaaccgtctcatttttctggacactCTTCTGTGATCatggccgaatattctgatacagtttttcaGTTATTTGGTAAGAACACAGGAACACTAACAAATAATCGTAAAAACGACGTCAAAATCTagagccaattcgtaaaaaatgcgacCAGATAAATGTCGCCCAAAATGGTtccgtagtcccgttttgtaaAAGaggaaaggttttttttttttttttcgactggatggaaaacgagcaagtgggtctcctgatggtaagagatcaccaccgcctatagacaactgcaacaccagggtattgcagatgcgttgccaacctagaggcctaagatggaatacctcaagtgccagttatttcaccggctgtcttactctccacgccgaaacacaacaggtttccaaaagactaaactgtctcaaaacaccaGACATCCGTTGCCCCGtaatgcatatttgccataattaatttcaggtattgcataAAGGACacaaaattattcgaattaacccgcgtagctcacccaaaaacagtgacatgtgacatttcggagacctctcgatacactagcgcctctagcggcgaatccaTACGCGATATCTAAACGGGCCTCACGACACtatcgccatctagcgatatttcgcctctcgACTCCTTTCGTAGGCAAGGAGGTATTTTTTGGTGAAATTTAGACTCTAATTGGGTTTTTTAGGTTTCAAATTACATTGGGGGGGGGGCATAATAAAGTCGAAGAAAATTGGACTCTAATAACGTAAGCATAAGGTACAGATTACTTTGGGGGCGTGGCCTGGACGGATCCGTCACACGGCATACGAGAGGTTTAATACAATACTGCACCTCTATGATGCGTATGGCCCGCTCGGCGTGGTCGCGCGCCTTGTAGAACCTTCCAGAAGAGTACTCCAGCACGTACAGAGCGTAGGCGAGGTCCTCCTGTGCCGTCGCCACGTGCAGGCTGCTGCGGCCGAACACGCGCCGCAGCGTCGCCAGCGCCTCCTGCGGGGAGAATACTATCAGAAGTGCGCGCAAATAGGTTCAGGAGAGTTCAacatagtagattgtacaacaagagcataaaacgagccgttTTACCCGAGACTACTCTAATAGCCACGCgaggtacggcgagggtggttagatacgtcgaggggaaaatgggtttaatgctagtcttacactctgctttttactACAATTGAGAGATGGAATAGCAACCGTGAAAACAATGGTTAACTTATTagaccttttatttttatgcattactatattattaaataagattttttaagtcacatattattaagaaattggatttgaaataattatcatttaaaattattattaaattaatatcataattttttagttttatcgagCAGCACGCCGCGCCTCTTGTTGTACCTATGTGCGGGGAGGGACGGCACTCACCTCGTAGGGTGACACtctcccggcccggataataccggccctgttttttgtgtacacgcccatagaaactgacagtaGCTTCTATGGGCgcgtacacgaaaaacagggtcggtatttccatcccggtatccCCGTATCCCGTACCCCCGGTAtcccgtggtggcctagtggtttgacctatcgcctctcaaacagagggtcgtgggttcaaaccccggctcgcacctctgagtttttcgaaattcatgtgcggaattacatttgaaatttaccacgagctttgcggtgaaggaaaacatcgtgaggaaacctgcacaaacacctgcgaagcaattcaatggtgcgtgtgaagttcccaatccgcactgggcccgcgtgggaactacggcccaagccctcttgttctgagaggagacctgtgcccagcagtgggacgtatataggctgggatgatgatgatcatccCGGCCGGGAGAGAGTGACACCCACCTCGTAGACGGCCACGCTGTGCGGGATGGAGTCGATGTTGAGCAGGTAGAAGCCGTAGTCGAGCAGCGCGGCGGCGTATCTCGGGTGGGCCGCGCCGAACgcgcgccgcgccagcgccaCGGCCTGCCGCACCAGCAGCCCCGCCGCGCCGAAGCGGCGCTTCACCACGCACGCCTTGCCGCACGCGCGGACCACCTCGATCGTGATCCTGCAACGATCACcattataatagtacattgtgtcctaagggcggtaaataaggaattacgaacgagagtctattataagcccgaagtcgaagagggctttaatgagtcgatgttcgtaatttcagtaccgcccgtgcggcATACCCTCCTGGATCCCCCGGTcctcacttgaggacataaCATTTAaccaaatgtcaacttttcatgattgtcaaaaagtttcaatttcttatataaaaaagtcaCCAATGCACCTCACGTATCTTTAGCATTCGCTTAAAGTCTCCAGTAAACAAAACAGCAGCAAGAAAACGTGGTTTTAATGTCAAAGGGATTGAAGTTACTAGCAGTTTTGCTTATAAAATACCTGTCGTAAGTTTACTCAGCGTGAATAATGGATTAGAATTGGCAGTCGGCTGATGAATGGACCATATCTGCCGATAAACCGACAACCGTTGGAATAAACGAgatcttgagtggagaccgcgtctcggtaCACGTAGTAGGatgccctccggccaggtgaaGGACGATTAGTGTAAGTGCTGGTAGAAACTGGATGCGTCAAGCCGAACATGCGACGCATATCACCAAAGTAAGCGTGAATTGCAAATCCTACTACCGCAACCGCGCGTCATAAAGTTTTACCACACTTGACAGAATCCGATGATttttctatctatatatattttattttagtagtgTTAATGATAAAGCTATTTCCCCACAAAACTTTGTTGTTTTCGTTCTCACTTAGCCTAAAAATACGCGATAAGTCATTgcaattaaatttgttattttaagtataaaaatatcgatGCCAACAACGCAACCGTGGCCTTATCGGAATGTGTTTACATGggaataaatattacaaaataaaacaagtttccgcccttggcattgaatataaaaaaaacatctaataaaccgaaaattattcaaattttaaacattCATTTCAACATGTCATTTTTGATGCAACTTACGAAATCTCGGTTTACAAATCATGTCAATGTCATCGACCTCTTTACTTCAcattgaaatatatatattttcgtcCTTCTATTTTTATTGGACTAAATATATCACGTCATTAATATTGTAATGGCCGATTAAGGGATCAATAGCCCGTAAACATGTGATACTATCGACGTTTGAACCGTAGAAAGAGATAACATCAACAACAACGACGTCACGTATGCTCTTAAATATTAGATTATCTTTTCATTAAGGTTATCGGAATTAGAAACAACTTCAATTTATTGTCTAATTGTTTATTAGACATTCAACCGTATATGTTTTAGCTTTTGAGTTATTATAAGTCTGCATTTTATCAACAACGTTGCTCATTGTTAGCAAGTCgttgtacctaaataaattctATAGGTGATAATTAGGTCACCACATCACAAAAAAGTGCTAAAAAAGACAGTgaacccacatgctcgttttccatccagtcaaataaaaaaaaaaaagtgaaatcaTTCAAATAATTTGCCAACCTCCTgagtccttatttttttttaaacagctttgttattttggacattattaaaaaaatcccaaTGCAATGAAAAAATTGTGCTTTATTAAGTACACTCGGTTATTGCTAGTGTtcatttgttctttataaagtacgcatGGACTCACAAGGATATGTAATATATTAAAGAATAAAGTATTGATCCACATTTCTTTACTTTACGGACAaggataaaataatattcagtAGCAAACATACTGCGTATTTATTTCTTGATTGGCCTGACACAAATTGAACTAACCCAAATCCGTTTATCTTTTTCAACATATCCACCTATTCTATTGATGACGAATCAGACATTCGTAGTCTTTaggcctggacacatgtcgccggtacggtgccgtctacggtgtcacggcgcggcgccgtcaaaaACTACCAAACGTACCAAGCGTTTGACGGCGCCCCGCCGTTTACACCGTAGACGGCGATACGGCGACATTGTGAAGCCAGGTCTTTAGAATCAGATATTGGAGGCATTTTACAAATTGGCATTATTAGAATCGGgcattggggccgaaaagttttcgaatagataccgtggatcggcaagcgcagcgggTTCAAAGTGGATGCAGGCCTCTttcaaccgaaacaactggaggtctgtagAGATCTaaatccaacagtggacgtcgtacggctgatatggtgatgatgtctagttgaatttcttgccggattcttctcaacataggtttttccgaactggtgatcgtttttttttttgacattcataagtgcttgttatagcctgaattgaataaagacattttgactttgatgatGGTGGTGTGTGTGCGCGTCCCCGCGGTACTTACTTGGGCGGCGTGTCGGGTCGCAGCAGACGCAGCGCGCGCATGGCCCACGCGTGGGCGGCGCTATAGTCGCAGCGCACGAAGAACAGCGCGCTGAACTCCTTGAAcagccgcgccagcagcgccggCAGCGCCCACTCCGCGCCCTCCTCCTCCGTGCCGTCCGACAGCCCCCCCACCACCGTCAGGATGTCGCACGTGTCCAGTCTGCACCGAAAACAATCGTCAACGAGTTATGTTTTTAAACTCGTCTAGATCAATCAATCaccttatttattttcaatcgaAATTCTAAAACTTTCATTCTTTTTTCAGGGCAGTCCGTGGAATTCTGGGGGTCCGCCTCgaccactttgggaacctcTAATTTAGTTGGTGGTATGCACACGCCAATACAATGTTATACAAATTGAGCGTTTGATCGGTGAATCGGTAAAAGGTGGACACCAACTCTTTAATCATAAGCAGATCGATACAGCTTTTATAAAGTGTTACTGTTACCTGTGGCTGCACTCGGCGGAGACATGTCTGGGCGTGTCGGGGCGGTCGGGCGCGCCGGGCGAGTCATCGGCCAGGTCCAGCAGTTCCAGCGCCAGCGCGTAGGTCTCCGCCGCCGCCGGGAAGCAGCAGTACGCCGACTGCGTGTTCAGCAACCTGACCGACAACGGCTAGCTTAGCTTAGGTGGCCTGGGAAGATGGCGGTATAAAGCGAGGGTTTCCGACTGGGGCATAGAGACTTCAAGGGGCGGAAGTATCATGACATTTTCGGAAGgcgttgattaattttatttgacggttaaatgtgatactgtctccgtctattcgaacataataaacagagacggcatcacattaatgcgtcaaataaatttaatcaatggatagtgaaacagggggtaactGTTTGAGTTGGTTATTCACTGATCTATATTACAGCTTCATCAGTCGTTTCTAAGTGTGAAACAATTGCCACCGCAGCAATTTATGTACTCTAATTAGAGCATTTAAATTCAAGCATGAAAGGGGGTATGTAGATATGCCCCCCTGGCGACCGGGCCGTACGACTCGCTGCTTAGAATTCATTAATATAAAGCACTGATAACATACAAGCAACCGCGTTGCGCGACTAAGTTCATATCTCATACATGAGCAGTGGGTCGTGCGATCTGGTCGTATTCGCCAACTCTATAATCGGTCACTATAATCTATGATATAGATTCtatataataaattagtaaTAAATTACTGGCAGGCATGTTGTCTGCGGGCACAGAGCTGAAAGGAGCACGCAGTCGAACTAGGGGCATCCTTCTTTTGGGTTCAGTTAAAAAGAA of the Choristoneura fumiferana chromosome 17, NRCan_CFum_1, whole genome shotgun sequence genome contains:
- the Pat1 gene encoding protein interacting with APP tail-1, with the protein product MKRVLFYLAKMADASLRVKKIPDNLYELCLTNLVNYLQKSKCERNDLRSLPDSILMDVYYKMLQEKRLCILGAELSELHIFERLLRFSGAQLRLLQCFQAVIEHGSKLSAELATGYLNRCGDETKSKDGLIQLGLRLGGFLNEAGWYADAQRVLLRCRQLCRAQPATAHYRRLTLECCHRLLNTQSAYCCFPAAAETYALALELLDLADDSPGAPDRPDTPRHVSAECSHRLDTCDILTVVGGLSDGTEEEGAEWALPALLARLFKEFSALFFVRCDYSAAHAWAMRALRLLRPDTPPKITIEVVRACGKACVVKRRFGAAGLLVRQAVALARRAFGAAHPRYAAALLDYGFYLLNIDSIPHSVAVYEEALATLRRVFGRSSLHVATAQEDLAYALYVLEYSSGRFYKARDHAERAIRIIETLVPPDHLLLASAKRVKALILEEIALDTPAAQEMRGPSLLLDESEALHKAALALSMMAFGEKNVQTAKHYGNLGRLYQSMHKFQDAETMHLKAIAIKEELLGAEDYEVGLSIGHLASLYNYHMQQHNAAETLYLRSIAISLKLFGSRYSGLEYDYRGLVHVFTQLKRHDRAEHYSALLQHWHELREQSKTEQQPDLGAEEVLPLQELQAKLFAPND